A single window of Candidatus Rokuibacteriota bacterium DNA harbors:
- a CDS encoding type I restriction endonuclease subunit R, whose protein sequence is MAHRGSETEFELATIERLERLGYRHIHGSELDRPLEEVVLRDRLKAFLARQYPDLPRAATEEALNRLSRPEGVDTLRRNMAFHEALTRGIEVRVEGPGGRVEHRHVYAVNWDHPEGNEFLVVNQFSVRGRNDRRPDVVVFVNGLPLAAFELKNPWDPHPTVENALNQLAHYRHDIPQLFEFNAVTVVSDGVTTLHGTWDAPPEWFSPWRSIDGEQVEPGTTASMKTLIEGLFRKDRFLDYIRHFILFEVANEKVAKKGAKYHQYFAVCIAADKAAEASRADADRRIGVIWHTTGSGKSLSMVFLVGILRRRLANPTFVIEVDRADLDDQLHDQFVYARALVGGVKHADSVDELRELLRTEGGEIIFTTIEKFRLKRDSEGATEVEHPVLSTRSDIILIADEAHRSQYGFLKGYARYLAEALPHARRIGFTGTPISFSGADTVEVFGDLIHTYDIKQSQEDRATVPIYYAPRQVRLHLTHADVDAALQEITAWQKVTDLERRKSRWAALAQAAGARERVDEIAGDLLAHFRERTATLDGKALVVCMTRENCVRLYNALTALPGCPEVKVVMTGNLGEDPVEWSQAGHITTKPQREAIKARMVDPDDPLKIAIVCDMWLTGTDIPCLHTLYLDKPMRGHTIIQAISRVNRVFRDKPHGLIVDYIGIADELREATGKYSQGGGRGEPAPGVSEEARPLFLQALAAVREMLPEGYDYGAWRRLSPADLEDRYALVFGHLTDSDERRDAFLQAELRLSHAYLLVKHLDECRPHADEVIFYQRVRKELGKTLPGAKPGQELERAVRDLVDDSVESQGMVDIFKIAGIARADISILDDAFLQTFKDRPLADLRLRLLTKLVSDEIQARQPRNLAQAQSFKELLEQTLQRYHNRLIDAAAVIKAMLEIRLEMSRADERAAQLGLEADELAFYDAVAAQREAAYGVEVLRDLIHEVVQVIKRTLKVDWTEPHRDDVKAAVRGAVRRVLRARDVKAEDFEPFLAAVMAQAEALYTDWPLAA, encoded by the coding sequence GTGGCGCACCGGGGCAGCGAGACTGAGTTTGAGCTTGCCACGATCGAGCGCCTGGAGCGCCTCGGGTATCGTCACATCCACGGTAGCGAGTTGGACCGCCCTCTCGAGGAAGTTGTTCTCCGCGATCGCCTGAAGGCCTTCCTCGCCCGGCAGTACCCGGATCTCCCTCGTGCGGCGACCGAAGAGGCGCTCAATCGCCTCTCCCGTCCCGAGGGAGTGGACACCCTGCGCCGGAACATGGCCTTCCACGAAGCCCTCACGCGCGGCATCGAGGTGCGGGTCGAGGGGCCCGGTGGTCGCGTGGAGCACCGGCACGTGTACGCCGTCAACTGGGATCACCCAGAAGGCAACGAGTTCCTGGTCGTCAACCAGTTCTCGGTACGCGGTCGGAACGACCGCCGTCCCGACGTGGTGGTCTTCGTCAACGGGCTGCCGCTCGCGGCGTTCGAGCTGAAGAACCCCTGGGATCCCCACCCCACCGTGGAGAACGCCCTCAACCAGCTCGCCCACTATCGCCACGACATCCCCCAGCTCTTCGAATTCAACGCCGTGACGGTGGTCTCTGACGGCGTCACGACGCTCCACGGGACGTGGGACGCCCCGCCAGAATGGTTCTCGCCGTGGAGGTCCATCGACGGCGAGCAGGTGGAGCCGGGCACGACCGCAAGCATGAAGACGCTCATCGAGGGGCTGTTCCGGAAGGACCGGTTCCTCGACTACATTCGCCACTTCATCCTCTTCGAGGTGGCCAACGAGAAGGTCGCCAAGAAGGGGGCGAAGTATCATCAGTACTTCGCGGTCTGCATCGCCGCGGACAAGGCCGCGGAGGCCTCGCGGGCCGACGCCGACCGCCGTATCGGGGTCATCTGGCACACCACGGGGTCGGGAAAGTCCCTGTCCATGGTCTTCCTGGTCGGCATCCTGCGCCGCCGGCTGGCGAATCCGACGTTCGTCATCGAGGTCGACCGGGCCGATCTCGACGACCAGCTCCATGACCAGTTCGTCTACGCCCGGGCGCTGGTGGGGGGCGTGAAGCACGCCGACTCGGTGGACGAGCTGCGGGAGCTGCTGCGAACCGAGGGCGGAGAGATCATCTTCACGACGATCGAGAAGTTCCGCCTCAAGCGCGACAGTGAAGGAGCCACCGAGGTGGAGCATCCGGTGCTCTCGACGCGGTCGGACATCATCCTGATCGCCGACGAGGCACACCGCAGCCAGTACGGCTTCCTCAAGGGCTACGCGCGCTACCTGGCCGAGGCGCTGCCCCATGCCCGGCGCATCGGGTTCACGGGCACGCCCATCAGCTTCAGCGGGGCGGACACCGTCGAGGTCTTCGGCGACCTGATCCACACCTACGACATCAAGCAGTCGCAGGAGGACCGGGCGACCGTACCCATCTACTACGCGCCGCGCCAGGTGCGCCTGCATCTCACTCACGCCGATGTGGATGCGGCGCTCCAGGAGATCACCGCCTGGCAGAAGGTCACGGACCTCGAGCGGCGCAAGAGCCGGTGGGCCGCGCTTGCCCAGGCGGCGGGCGCCAGGGAGCGGGTGGACGAGATCGCAGGGGACCTCCTCGCGCATTTCCGGGAGCGCACGGCCACGCTCGACGGCAAGGCGCTGGTGGTCTGCATGACGCGGGAGAACTGCGTGCGCCTGTACAATGCCTTGACCGCCCTGCCGGGCTGCCCCGAGGTGAAGGTCGTGATGACCGGCAATCTCGGCGAGGACCCCGTCGAGTGGAGCCAGGCCGGCCACATCACCACCAAGCCGCAGCGCGAGGCGATCAAGGCCCGGATGGTGGATCCCGACGACCCGCTCAAGATCGCCATCGTGTGTGACATGTGGCTGACGGGTACCGATATCCCGTGTCTGCACACCCTGTACCTCGACAAGCCCATGCGCGGGCACACGATCATCCAGGCCATCTCGCGCGTGAACCGTGTCTTCCGCGACAAGCCCCATGGCCTGATCGTGGACTACATCGGGATCGCCGACGAGTTGCGGGAGGCGACAGGGAAGTACTCACAGGGCGGGGGGCGGGGCGAGCCAGCCCCCGGCGTGTCCGAGGAGGCCAGGCCCCTGTTCCTCCAAGCCCTGGCCGCCGTGCGGGAGATGCTCCCAGAGGGCTACGACTACGGCGCCTGGCGGCGCCTGTCGCCGGCCGATCTCGAGGACCGATACGCGCTGGTCTTCGGGCACCTCACGGACTCAGACGAGCGTCGGGACGCCTTCCTCCAGGCCGAGCTGCGCCTCTCCCACGCGTACCTACTCGTCAAGCACCTCGACGAGTGCCGGCCCCATGCCGACGAGGTGATCTTCTACCAACGAGTGCGCAAGGAGCTGGGCAAGACGCTGCCGGGCGCCAAGCCCGGACAGGAGCTCGAGCGCGCCGTCCGCGACCTCGTGGACGACAGCGTGGAATCGCAGGGGATGGTGGACATCTTCAAGATCGCCGGCATCGCGCGCGCGGACATCTCCATCCTCGACGACGCCTTCCTCCAGACCTTCAAGGACCGGCCGCTGGCCGATCTCCGGCTCCGGCTGCTCACGAAGCTCGTATCCGACGAGATCCAGGCGCGCCAGCCGCGGAACCTGGCTCAGGCGCAGAGCTTCAAGGAGCTGCTCGAACAGACGCTGCAGCGTTACCACAACCGGCTCATTGACGCGGCCGCCGTCATCAAGGCCATGCTCGAGATCCGCCTGGAGATGTCCCGTGCCGACGAGCGGGCGGCCCAGCTCGGTTTGGAGGCGGACGAGTTGGCGTTCTACGATGCCGTGGCTGCCCAGCGGGAGGCCGCCTACGGGGTCGAGGTCTTGCGCGATCTCATCCACGAGGTGGTCCAGGTCATCAAGCGCACCCTCAAGGTCGACTGGACGGAGCCCCACCGCGACGACGTCAAGGCCGCGGTGCGGGGCGCGGTGCGCAGGGTCCTGCGCGCCCGCGATGTGAAGGCCGAGGACTTCGAGCCGTTCCTGGCGGCTGTGATGGCCCAAGCCGAGGCCCTCTACACCGACTGGCCGCTGGCCGCGTAG
- a CDS encoding DUF2442 domain-containing protein, translated as MLVDVVEARLLGGYRVHLRFEDGVEADLDLGQVIRFEGVFAPLRDPERFAELRVHPELGTICWPGGADLDPDVLYARATGKPIDVSQPG; from the coding sequence ATGCTTGTGGACGTGGTGGAAGCTCGGCTCCTGGGCGGCTATCGGGTGCATCTCCGCTTCGAGGACGGAGTCGAGGCGGACCTGGACCTCGGCCAGGTGATTCGCTTCGAGGGGGTGTTTGCGCCCCTTCGGGATCCGGAACGCTTCGCCGAGCTGCGGGTCCATCCCGAACTGGGCACGATCTGCTGGCCGGGGGGAGCCGACCTCGACCCCGACGTGCTCTACGCGCGCGCCACCGGCAAGCCCATCGACGTGAGCCAGCCCGGATAG
- a CDS encoding DUF4160 domain-containing protein: MPEICRFFGIVITMFYNDHNPPHFHARYGGQRALVAIDSLTVLEGRLSPRVLGLVTEWAALHQEDLRDDWRLARQQAPLQAIAPLE, translated from the coding sequence GTGCCTGAGATCTGCCGCTTCTTCGGCATCGTGATCACGATGTTCTACAATGACCACAACCCGCCGCACTTCCACGCTCGATACGGCGGGCAACGGGCGCTCGTGGCAATCGATTCGCTGACGGTGCTGGAGGGGCGGCTGTCGCCGCGGGTGCTGGGGCTGGTCACTGAATGGGCAGCCCTCCACCAGGAGGATCTGCGGGACGACTGGCGCCTGGCCCGGCAGCAAGCGCCGCTGCAGGCCATCGCGCCGCTGGAGTAG